A region of Streptomyces sp. WMMC500 DNA encodes the following proteins:
- a CDS encoding GNAT family N-acetyltransferase, with translation MSEGTEIRTLAEGDIADWLRACHTGFLRAPSVTEADVALFLEERDLDRVRGAYDGRRWVGTYRSFAQELTVPGGAAVPSCAVSSVTVLPTHRRRGLLSRMLREDLAAAKERGDVVASLIAAEYPIYGRHGFGPATWTTAYDVTTRRAQLDPRYAGPDDGGTVELLDAAEVREIGPALHDRFRRLVPGAVDRSAFRWKTHTGAARFSVDEPWHEPFYAAYRSAAGEPEGLVTYRTKWGDWPGKLSDDELTVTDLIAVTPAAERALWRYLVSFDWITTIHTGHRAPDDLLPLYLGDPRAARVTTHADYLWLRPLDVPRLLEARAYAASGSLVLDVHDPAGLAGGRFLLDAGGPDGTGCTPTDRPADLALSVAELARLCLGDESAVRLAALGVVDEERPGAAARADALLRTSRRPWCPDMF, from the coding sequence ATGAGCGAAGGCACCGAGATCCGTACGCTCGCCGAAGGCGACATCGCCGACTGGCTGCGCGCGTGCCACACCGGCTTCCTCCGCGCCCCCTCGGTCACCGAGGCGGACGTGGCGCTGTTCCTGGAGGAGCGCGACCTCGACCGGGTGCGGGGCGCGTACGACGGCAGGCGCTGGGTGGGCACGTACCGCAGCTTCGCCCAGGAGCTGACGGTTCCGGGCGGGGCCGCGGTGCCCTCGTGCGCGGTCTCCTCCGTCACGGTCCTGCCGACGCACCGCAGGCGGGGGCTGCTGAGCCGGATGCTGCGGGAGGACCTGGCGGCGGCGAAGGAGCGCGGCGACGTGGTCGCCAGCCTGATCGCCGCGGAGTACCCCATCTACGGCCGCCACGGCTTCGGCCCCGCCACCTGGACGACCGCCTACGACGTGACCACCCGGCGCGCCCAGCTCGACCCGCGCTACGCGGGGCCGGACGACGGCGGCACCGTCGAACTCCTCGACGCCGCCGAGGTGAGGGAGATCGGCCCGGCGCTGCACGACCGCTTCCGCCGGCTGGTGCCGGGCGCGGTGGACCGGAGCGCGTTCCGCTGGAAGACGCACACGGGCGCCGCCCGCTTCAGCGTCGACGAGCCGTGGCACGAGCCCTTCTACGCGGCGTACCGCTCGGCGGCGGGCGAGCCCGAGGGCCTCGTCACGTACCGCACCAAGTGGGGCGACTGGCCCGGCAAGCTCTCCGACGACGAGCTGACGGTGACCGACCTCATCGCCGTCACGCCGGCCGCGGAGCGGGCCCTGTGGCGCTACCTGGTCTCCTTCGACTGGATCACGACCATCCATACGGGCCACCGGGCGCCCGACGATCTCCTCCCCCTCTACCTAGGTGACCCTCGGGCGGCCCGGGTGACCACGCACGCGGACTACCTGTGGCTGCGGCCACTGGACGTCCCGCGTCTTCTGGAGGCCCGCGCGTACGCGGCCTCCGGCTCTCTGGTGCTCGACGTGCACGACCCGGCCGGCCTGGCCGGCGGGCGCTTCCTGCTGGACGCCGGTGGCCCGGACGGCACCGGCTGTACTCCCACGGACCGGCCGGCCGACCTCGCCCTGAGCGTGGCGGAGCTCGCGCGGCTCTGCCTCGGCGACGAGTCCGCGGTGCGGCTCGCCGCGCTGGGCGTGGTCGACGAGGAGCGCCCGGGCGCCGCCGCGCGGGCGGACGCCCTGCTGCGCACCTCGCGCCGACCGTGGTGTCCCGACATGTTCTAG
- a CDS encoding asparaginase produces the protein MHDSSWISPPPVPAPVPAEEGEYTGPAPVLAEVVRSGFAEGRHRGSLVLLAPDGRVERAWGDVTGQMFPRSSNKPFQAVAVLRAGARTDAGPLAGERLALAAASHSGESFHLDLVRKMLAGAGLPEDALQTPPDLPLDPEEREKYLAAGRPRDRVAMNCSGKHAAMLAACVANGWPRESYLAADHPVQRLVRQVVEETAGEEVRHVGVDGCGAPLMSLSLTALARGFRRLVLAAERTPERRVADAMRAHPEYVAGTRRWDTWLMRGVPGALAKVGAEGVQAVALPDGRALAFKVDDGALRAVGPVLARALALLGVRSPVLARIGAAPLLGGGEQVGEIRATF, from the coding sequence ATGCACGACAGCAGTTGGATATCCCCGCCGCCGGTCCCCGCTCCCGTCCCGGCCGAGGAGGGCGAGTACACCGGTCCCGCGCCCGTGCTCGCGGAGGTGGTCCGCTCGGGCTTCGCCGAGGGGCGGCACCGCGGGTCGCTGGTGCTGCTGGCACCGGACGGCCGCGTGGAGCGGGCGTGGGGGGACGTGACCGGGCAGATGTTCCCGCGCTCGTCGAACAAGCCGTTCCAGGCGGTCGCCGTGCTGCGGGCGGGGGCGCGTACGGACGCGGGGCCGCTGGCGGGTGAGCGGCTGGCGCTGGCCGCGGCCAGCCACTCGGGCGAATCGTTCCACCTTGATCTCGTACGCAAGATGCTCGCCGGGGCCGGGCTGCCCGAGGACGCGCTGCAGACCCCTCCCGACCTGCCGCTGGACCCCGAGGAGCGGGAGAAGTACCTCGCCGCGGGGCGGCCCCGCGACCGGGTGGCCATGAACTGCTCCGGCAAGCACGCCGCGATGCTCGCGGCCTGCGTCGCGAACGGCTGGCCGCGGGAGTCGTACCTCGCCGCCGACCACCCGGTGCAGCGGCTGGTGCGGCAGGTGGTGGAGGAGACGGCGGGCGAGGAGGTGCGGCACGTCGGCGTCGACGGCTGCGGCGCGCCGCTGATGTCGCTGTCGCTGACGGCGCTGGCGCGCGGCTTCCGGCGGCTGGTGCTGGCCGCGGAGCGCACGCCGGAGCGGCGGGTGGCGGACGCGATGCGGGCGCACCCGGAGTACGTCGCGGGCACCCGGCGGTGGGACACCTGGCTGATGCGGGGCGTGCCGGGGGCGCTGGCGAAGGTCGGCGCGGAGGGCGTGCAGGCGGTGGCGCTGCCGGACGGGCGGGCGCTGGCGTTCAAGGTCGACGACGGGGCGCTGCGGGCCGTGGGGCCGGTGCTGGCACGGGCGCTGGCGCTGCTGGGCGTGCGCTCGCCGGTGCTGGCCAGGATCGGGGCGGCGCCGCTGCTGGGCGGCGGGGAGCAGGTCGGGGAAATTCGCGCGACGTTCTGA
- a CDS encoding ABC transporter substrate-binding protein yields MSSPGAGRPTPPVPTARSSPAADRRPRTPGPRSPDGGAAPTAQAAQTGQTAKAGAHSAAPAPAGPAATVASLVAAPDPAAVPPAPLDALGLHELRLLRRSAQQEEADLSYVRRLLHGRIDILSAELGRRSSPRSPVLDRLPEILTDGPSPRPASARHVTLGTPLREEYRELAEEMLAEVALSDLSARTDEELDQGLARLAGYEARISGRRRRLQRTADECSAEIARRYREGEAQVDDLLS; encoded by the coding sequence ATGAGCTCTCCCGGAGCCGGGCGGCCCACGCCGCCCGTACCGACCGCGCGCAGCAGCCCGGCCGCCGACCGCCGGCCCCGCACGCCCGGGCCGCGCTCCCCGGACGGCGGGGCCGCGCCGACCGCCCAGGCGGCACAGACCGGTCAGACCGCGAAGGCGGGGGCGCACTCCGCGGCGCCCGCGCCGGCGGGCCCCGCGGCCACCGTGGCCTCGCTCGTCGCCGCCCCCGACCCGGCGGCGGTGCCGCCCGCGCCGCTCGACGCGCTGGGCCTGCACGAGCTGCGCCTGCTGCGCCGCTCGGCGCAGCAGGAGGAGGCCGACCTCAGCTACGTACGCCGGCTGCTGCACGGCCGGATCGACATCCTCAGCGCCGAGCTGGGCCGCCGGTCGAGCCCGCGCTCGCCGGTGCTGGACCGGCTGCCCGAGATCCTCACCGACGGCCCCTCGCCACGACCCGCCTCGGCCCGGCACGTCACGCTGGGTACGCCGCTGCGCGAGGAGTACCGGGAGCTGGCGGAGGAGATGCTCGCGGAGGTCGCCCTGTCCGACCTGTCGGCCCGTACGGACGAGGAACTGGACCAGGGGCTGGCCCGGCTGGCCGGCTACGAGGCGCGGATCTCCGGCCGCAGGCGGCGGCTCCAGCGGACGGCGGACGAGTGCAGCGCGGAGATCGCGCGCCGCTATCGTGAAGGGGAGGCGCAGGTCGACGACCTGCTGTCCTGA
- the dtd gene encoding D-aminoacyl-tRNA deacylase gives MRAVVQRVDGARVEVGGETVGEVVGEGLCVLVGVTHDDTPAKAAQLARKLWTLRVLQDERSCSDISAPLLVISQFTLYGDPRKGRRPTWQAAAPGEVAEPLVDEVVARLRELGAQVATGVFGAPMRVTLTNDGPFTVLVEV, from the coding sequence ATGCGAGCGGTGGTGCAGCGGGTGGACGGCGCGCGGGTGGAGGTCGGCGGCGAGACGGTCGGGGAGGTGGTCGGCGAGGGGCTGTGCGTGCTCGTGGGCGTCACCCACGACGACACCCCCGCGAAGGCCGCGCAACTGGCCCGCAAGCTGTGGACGCTGCGGGTGCTCCAGGACGAGAGGTCCTGCTCGGACATCTCGGCGCCGCTGCTCGTGATCAGCCAGTTCACGCTGTACGGCGACCCCCGCAAGGGGCGCCGGCCGACCTGGCAGGCGGCGGCGCCGGGGGAGGTCGCGGAGCCGCTGGTCGACGAGGTCGTGGCCCGGCTGCGGGAGCTGGGCGCCCAGGTCGCGACGGGGGTGTTCGGCGCGCCGATGCGGGTGACGCTGACGAACGACGGCCCGTTCACGGTGCTGGTCGAGGTCTGA
- a CDS encoding folate-binding protein, producing MNAPSPLLSLPGAVAAEAPDEGVAAHYGDLFREQRALDAGEGFVDLSHRGVVSVTGEDRLSWLHLLLTQHVEALAPGHATEALVLSAHGHIEHALYLVDDGETTWAHVEPGTQKDLIAYLESMKFFYRVEIADRTDDLAVVHLPAGSIAEVPEGVTVRETAYGRDLFLPRGKLADFAAAAGPPAGVLAYEALRVAAHRPRLGLETDHRTIPHEVGWIGTAVHLEKGCYRGQETVARVQNLGRPPRRLVFLHLDGSEVTLPPHGAVIRLAAEEEGRKLGFVTTSVRHHELGPIALALVKRNVPADAALLADETAAAQETVVEP from the coding sequence ATGAACGCGCCTTCTCCCCTCCTCTCCCTGCCCGGGGCGGTCGCCGCCGAGGCTCCCGACGAGGGCGTCGCCGCGCACTACGGCGATCTCTTCCGGGAGCAGCGAGCCCTGGACGCCGGCGAGGGCTTCGTCGACCTCTCCCACCGCGGCGTCGTGTCGGTCACCGGCGAGGACCGGCTGAGCTGGCTGCACCTGCTGCTGACGCAGCACGTGGAAGCGCTCGCGCCGGGGCACGCCACCGAGGCGCTCGTGCTGTCCGCCCACGGGCACATCGAGCACGCGCTGTACCTCGTCGACGACGGCGAGACGACGTGGGCGCACGTGGAGCCGGGTACGCAGAAGGACCTCATCGCGTACCTGGAGAGCATGAAGTTCTTCTACCGGGTGGAGATCGCGGACCGTACGGACGACCTCGCCGTCGTCCATCTGCCGGCGGGCTCCATCGCGGAGGTGCCCGAGGGCGTGACCGTGCGCGAGACGGCGTACGGGCGGGACCTCTTCCTGCCGCGCGGGAAGCTGGCGGACTTCGCCGCCGCCGCGGGCCCGCCGGCCGGGGTGCTGGCGTACGAGGCGCTGCGGGTGGCGGCGCACCGGCCGCGGCTGGGGCTGGAGACGGACCACCGCACGATCCCGCACGAGGTGGGCTGGATAGGCACGGCGGTGCACCTGGAGAAGGGGTGCTACCGGGGGCAGGAGACGGTCGCGCGGGTGCAGAACCTGGGCCGGCCGCCGCGCCGGCTGGTGTTCCTGCACCTGGACGGCAGCGAGGTGACGCTGCCCCCGCACGGGGCGGTGATCAGGCTGGCGGCCGAGGAGGAGGGGCGCAAGCTGGGCTTCGTCACCACCTCGGTACGCCACCACGAGCTGGGGCCGATCGCGCTGGCGCTGGTGAAGCGGAACGTTCCCGCGGACGCGGCGCTGCTGGCGGACGAGACGGCGGCGGCGCAGGAGACCGTGGTCGAGCCCTGA
- a CDS encoding transcriptional repressor, with protein sequence METTDWKRDLRERGYRLTPQRQLVLEAVDSLEHATPDGILCEVRKTAASVNISTVYRTLELLEELGLVSHAHLNHGPPTYHIAERHHHLHLVCRDCDRVIEAENAVAEPFAETLRQRFGFESDVRHFAILGRCATCAESGTPGTSGNSPSSRP encoded by the coding sequence GTGGAGACCACCGACTGGAAGCGCGACCTGCGCGAACGTGGCTACCGACTGACGCCGCAGCGCCAGCTCGTGCTGGAGGCCGTCGACTCCCTGGAGCACGCGACGCCCGACGGCATCCTCTGCGAGGTCCGCAAGACCGCCGCCAGCGTCAACATCTCCACGGTCTACCGCACGCTGGAGCTGCTGGAGGAGCTGGGCCTCGTCAGCCACGCGCACCTCAACCACGGCCCGCCGACGTACCACATCGCCGAACGCCACCACCATCTGCACCTCGTGTGCCGCGACTGCGACCGGGTGATCGAGGCGGAGAACGCGGTGGCGGAGCCGTTCGCGGAGACGCTGCGGCAGCGGTTCGGGTTCGAGAGCGACGTGCGGCACTTCGCGATCCTCGGCCGGTGCGCGACGTGCGCCGAGTCCGGCACGCCGGGCACGTCGGGGAACTCCCCCTCGTCCCGCCCCTGA
- a CDS encoding FABP family protein, whose protein sequence is MPIEIPSDLHKDLVPLAFLLGDWQGAGVFDFPGSEKCNFGQELRFGHDGRDFLAYTSYTWVLDENGEKVRPLESESGYWRIRPDRQLDVVMVRDQGVAEVWYGEMAEGKPQLDLATDAVARSAASPPYAGGKRLYGYVNGDLMWVGEKATPEVELRPYMSAQLKKVVNPREWARDLTDLPDDGIAFFR, encoded by the coding sequence ATGCCGATCGAAATCCCCTCGGACCTGCACAAGGACCTGGTCCCGCTGGCGTTCCTCCTCGGCGACTGGCAGGGTGCGGGCGTCTTCGACTTCCCCGGCAGCGAGAAGTGCAACTTCGGCCAGGAGCTGCGTTTCGGCCACGACGGCCGGGACTTCCTGGCGTACACGTCGTACACCTGGGTGCTCGACGAGAACGGCGAGAAGGTGCGCCCGCTGGAGAGCGAGAGCGGGTACTGGCGGATCCGGCCCGACCGGCAGCTCGACGTCGTGATGGTGCGCGACCAGGGCGTCGCCGAGGTCTGGTACGGCGAGATGGCCGAGGGCAAGCCGCAGCTCGACCTGGCCACGGACGCGGTCGCGCGCAGCGCCGCCTCCCCGCCGTACGCGGGCGGCAAGCGGCTCTACGGGTACGTGAACGGCGACCTGATGTGGGTCGGCGAGAAGGCCACGCCGGAGGTGGAGCTGCGGCCGTACATGTCGGCACAGCTCAAGAAGGTGGTGAACCCCCGGGAGTGGGCGAGGGATCTGACGGACCTCCCGGACGACGGGATCGCGTTCTTCCGTTGA
- a CDS encoding LacI family DNA-binding transcriptional regulator gives MPSHRRPTLTDVAQRVGVSAKTVSRVLNGDGPVADETRAKIMAVVEELGFQPNLMARNMRIGSRDSTVGLVVPDMGNPFFGTVASGIEEAVGNRGLTLLIGSSGESVERENTLVTTFLARRISALMIVPAAGGDHRHLRRERESGLPLVFLDRPAAGLAADCVVSANRQGAKEGTAHLIAHGHRRIGFVRDLPASLFTRQERFRGYRDALAEAGIPYDRTLAADAHDPAAAATAVRRLLALDPPPTAVFTGNNFATLGAVQALTADARQDVALVGFDDLPLADVLRPGLTVVTQDPRAIGTAAAELALRRLDGDRRGATRQTVPVRLVPRGTGELRPPTA, from the coding sequence ATGCCGAGCCATCGGCGGCCGACGCTCACGGACGTGGCCCAGCGGGTCGGGGTGAGCGCCAAGACCGTCTCGCGCGTCCTCAACGGCGACGGACCGGTCGCCGACGAGACCCGGGCGAAGATCATGGCGGTGGTCGAGGAACTCGGCTTCCAGCCGAACCTGATGGCGCGCAACATGCGCATCGGCTCGCGTGACTCCACCGTCGGGCTGGTCGTGCCGGACATGGGCAACCCCTTCTTCGGCACGGTCGCCAGCGGCATCGAGGAGGCGGTGGGCAACCGCGGGCTCACCCTGCTCATCGGCTCCTCCGGCGAGTCGGTGGAGCGGGAGAACACGCTCGTCACCACCTTCCTGGCGCGCCGTATCAGCGCCCTGATGATCGTGCCGGCCGCCGGCGGCGATCACCGCCACCTGCGCCGGGAGCGGGAGAGCGGGCTGCCGCTGGTCTTCCTCGACCGGCCGGCGGCCGGCCTGGCCGCGGACTGCGTGGTCAGCGCCAACCGGCAGGGCGCCAAGGAGGGCACCGCCCACCTGATCGCGCACGGGCACCGCCGGATCGGCTTCGTCAGGGACCTGCCCGCCTCGCTCTTCACCCGTCAGGAGCGCTTCCGCGGGTACCGCGACGCGCTGGCCGAGGCCGGCATCCCCTACGACCGGACCCTGGCCGCCGACGCCCACGACCCGGCCGCGGCGGCCACGGCGGTACGCCGGCTGCTGGCTCTCGACCCGCCGCCGACCGCGGTCTTCACCGGCAACAACTTCGCCACCCTGGGCGCGGTGCAGGCACTGACCGCGGACGCGCGGCAGGACGTCGCGCTCGTCGGCTTCGACGACCTCCCGCTGGCGGACGTGCTGCGCCCGGGGCTCACGGTGGTGACCCAGGACCCGCGGGCCATCGGCACCGCGGCTGCCGAACTGGCGCTGCGCAGGCTCGACGGCGACCGCCGGGGGGCGACGCGCCAGACGGTGCCGGTCCGGCTCGTCCCCCGGGGCACCGGCGAACTGCGACCCCCGACTGCCTGA
- a CDS encoding ATP-binding cassette domain-containing protein: MTPDETTKPRPDVTPVLRARDLVKRYGHVTALDGCDFDLLPGEVLAVVGDNGAGKSSLIKALTGALHPDEGTIELDGAPVRLRDPLDARRHGIETVYQDLAVAASLDIATNMFLGRELRRKGVLGRVFRMLDTRRMREESAAHMAELKIGLTSLTQAVESLSGGQRQGVAVARAVAWARHVVVMDEPTAALGVKESGQVLDMIRRVRDRGLPVVLISHNMPHVFEIADRIHVQRLGRRVAQLSPADHTMAEVVAIMTGALTPGAGSGGTVVADEKAVRAAGLRSR; this comes from the coding sequence ATGACACCGGACGAGACGACGAAGCCGCGGCCGGACGTCACCCCCGTGCTCCGGGCCCGCGACCTGGTCAAGCGCTACGGCCACGTCACCGCCCTGGACGGCTGCGACTTCGACCTGCTGCCCGGCGAGGTGCTCGCCGTCGTCGGCGACAACGGAGCGGGCAAGTCCAGCCTCATCAAGGCGCTCACCGGTGCGCTGCACCCGGACGAGGGCACCATCGAGCTGGACGGCGCGCCCGTGCGCCTGCGCGACCCGCTCGACGCCCGCAGGCACGGCATCGAGACCGTCTACCAGGACCTGGCCGTCGCCGCCTCGCTGGACATCGCCACCAACATGTTCCTCGGCCGCGAACTGCGCAGGAAGGGCGTGCTGGGCCGGGTCTTCCGGATGCTGGACACCCGGCGCATGCGCGAGGAGTCCGCCGCGCACATGGCCGAACTCAAGATCGGGCTGACCTCGCTCACGCAGGCCGTCGAGTCGCTCTCCGGCGGCCAGCGGCAGGGCGTGGCGGTGGCCCGCGCGGTGGCCTGGGCGCGGCACGTGGTGGTGATGGACGAGCCGACCGCCGCCCTGGGCGTGAAGGAGTCCGGACAGGTCCTCGACATGATCCGCCGGGTCCGCGACCGCGGCCTGCCCGTCGTACTCATCAGCCACAACATGCCGCACGTCTTCGAGATCGCCGACCGCATCCACGTCCAGCGGCTCGGCCGCCGGGTCGCGCAGCTCAGCCCGGCCGACCACACCATGGCCGAGGTGGTCGCGATCATGACCGGGGCCCTGACGCCCGGAGCGGGGAGCGGAGGTACGGTCGTAGCCGACGAGAAGGCGGTGCGGGCCGCCGGGCTGCGCTCGCGCTGA